In the Pseudanabaena sp. PCC 7367 genome, one interval contains:
- a CDS encoding glycosyltransferase family 4 protein yields the protein MRITIVQGAFLPVPPLMGGAVERNWFNLGQEFVRQGHQVTHISRAYGDLPDTEKIAGVIHKRVKGFNTPKSLLVLKLYDLVYSWRVINAGVLPEADILVTNTFWLPILIRHQRFGAVYIHVGRYPKGQMRFYRHVARLQTVTSPVVAAIAQEIPDLRAKISLVPYPIAAAFYAKQANLDQTNQIEHPEEMANGDRVPEQPNSINANKQAKTILYVGRVHPEKGIELLLAAFQKLVKSGIAPNWQLTIVGPWETKYGGGGEDYLQKLQTMSNAISDRLNWVGAVFDQAQLINYYRSADLFVYPSLAEKGETFGCAPLEAMASGCPALVSGLECFQDFISEGESGFIFDHRSADPVTSLADQLKIIISDQQKLAAIAQTSYQAAQAYALPQVAKQYLADFEAVLKESAVDHH from the coding sequence ATGCGAATAACCATTGTACAAGGGGCATTCTTACCCGTACCACCATTAATGGGGGGAGCGGTGGAGCGAAACTGGTTCAATCTGGGGCAAGAATTTGTGCGGCAGGGGCATCAGGTTACCCATATTTCCAGAGCCTATGGCGATCTGCCCGACACAGAGAAGATCGCCGGGGTAATTCACAAACGGGTAAAGGGATTTAATACGCCTAAATCTTTGCTGGTGCTGAAGCTATATGACCTTGTCTATTCCTGGCGGGTGATTAATGCTGGGGTATTGCCGGAGGCAGATATTCTGGTGACTAATACATTTTGGCTGCCAATCCTAATCAGGCATCAGCGCTTTGGGGCAGTTTATATCCATGTGGGGCGCTATCCCAAGGGGCAAATGCGTTTCTATCGTCATGTGGCCAGATTACAGACGGTGACCAGCCCAGTAGTGGCAGCGATCGCCCAGGAAATTCCCGATCTCCGAGCCAAAATTTCCCTGGTGCCCTACCCGATCGCCGCTGCTTTCTATGCCAAACAAGCTAATCTTGATCAAACTAACCAGATTGAGCATCCAGAGGAGATGGCTAATGGCGATCGCGTGCCTGAGCAACCAAACTCCATCAATGCAAACAAACAAGCAAAAACAATTTTATATGTAGGTCGTGTCCACCCCGAAAAGGGAATCGAACTATTGCTAGCGGCATTTCAAAAGCTGGTTAAATCGGGTATTGCGCCAAACTGGCAACTAACGATCGTTGGCCCCTGGGAAACCAAATATGGCGGTGGGGGTGAGGATTATTTGCAAAAGTTGCAGACCATGTCTAATGCAATTAGCGATCGCCTCAATTGGGTTGGGGCGGTGTTTGATCAAGCGCAACTAATTAACTATTACCGATCGGCGGATCTATTTGTCTATCCATCTTTGGCAGAAAAGGGCGAAACCTTTGGCTGCGCACCATTAGAAGCGATGGCAAGCGGTTGTCCGGCGCTGGTATCTGGGCTTGAGTGTTTTCAAGATTTTATTAGCGAGGGCGAAAGTGGTTTCATCTTCGATCATCGCAGTGCCGATCCTGTGACTAGTCTGGCAGACCAGCTCAAAATAATCATCAGTGATCAGCAAAAACTCGCTGCGATCGCCCAAACCAGTTATCAAGCAGCCCAAGCCTATGCCTTGCCGCAGGTTGCCAAGCAATATTTGGCAGACTTTGAAGCAGTTTTAAAGGAGTCTGCGGTTGATCACCATTGA